The Montipora foliosa isolate CH-2021 chromosome 6, ASM3666993v2, whole genome shotgun sequence genome includes the window AAATCGCGCGTGTAAGttgcgattggttttggttttttgaTAAACTGGCACCACATTTCCTAACCAGTCATTACTGCAGCTGCGGGAAACAACTCATCGGAGTGAGTTAAATTAGCGAGAAAATCAATGAAGTATAAACATGTAAAGGAGGAATTTTCTTCTTCATCAACAAAATTCTTGACAGCTGAACAAAGCTTCCTAAATCCATCCGAATTCCTTCTTCATTGGATAGTTAATTAAATTTTCCCAGCCTCGTTTTGATGAGGCTGCAAAATTGTTCCATAAATTGGAGCGGGCTGACATGATCCCTAGTTATGTGATCCCTAATCATGGTTCGGGTATTAGTAAATGAACGTTTATCAGATAGCGAATTTTGCGGCTAAGGAAGCCTGCAAATCGCAGTAGAGTGTTTGAAGTTGGGGAATTTGAGTCCAGAGGAGGCAGGGTAGAGCCTTCTTATACTAACTTTGGACGAATAATTAGTGCTTCTTGTGTGGAgtgagaatgaaaaaaaatacttaaaaatGTAATACTTACCGAAAACTCTGGCTCACATACTCTCCATCAATGTCAAGGTAAGACATTCCCGCAGTGTGGCATTTGGTTATCGCCACAGAGAATGCAGCAATGATGAAGACGAATTGGATGAGAATAATGAACAAATCAACACACATGCGAAAAAAGGCAAGTTGAAGCGGACCGACGGTTGAATTGAGCCCAACAAAACTGGAAAAACGCAGAATCAacaacaaagtgttgaaaccGTAGAGGTAGCTGGCAATTTCCAATAAACGATTATTAAAGTGTTCTCCTCCTTGAATCACAACCACAAGTCGCATAACGAGTATGAAGAGGTAAATGATCAGCACCAAAACGTCGATGTAATTCCACATGTCCCTGGAAAgtcgcaaaaaagaaaataaaaaagaacatatTGCCGTCATTGAGACAAGAGCCTCCATTTACTTG containing:
- the LOC138008095 gene encoding transient receptor potential cation channel subfamily M member 2-like → MLSSTVEPRWEEYLIFIYFCSIVLSEYQQYKSSRSKYFKDMWNYIDVLVLIIYLFILVMRLVVVIQGGEHFNNRLLEIASYLYGFNTLLLILRFSSFVGLNSTVGPLQLAFFRMCVDLFIILIQFVFIIAAFSVAITKCHTAGMSYLDIDGEYVSQSFRVIELFAPINLHCS